In Dermacentor variabilis isolate Ectoservices chromosome 11, ASM5094787v1, whole genome shotgun sequence, one genomic interval encodes:
- the LOC142563481 gene encoding achaete-scute homolog 2-like, translating to MKPDRIALFQHTHHHHHAVVHHAESHHHSRQCPPASPRPTDVTSCVAATAAPYTAAVARRNERERNRVRLVNSGFNALRQHVPQTGQKKLSKVETLRSAVEYIRELQQLLELTRRQSGSLPEDQYSAPKENRVPEGGYLSSSPPLTAESASSPGGSSSNECGTPVSHVQRAGSFQDHCVSPKTESCGVDDEQEVLWELASWWPAA from the coding sequence ATGAAGCCCGACCGTATCGCGCTCTTTCAGCACACCCACCATCACCATCACGCGGTCGTTCACCACGCGGAGAGCCACCACCACTCGCGCCAGTGCCCGCCGGCGAGCCCGAGGCCCACGGACGTGACTTCTTGCGTAGCAGCCACCGCGGCTCCGTACACCGCGGCCGTGGCCCGCCGGAACGAACGCGAGCGAAACAGGGTGCGACTGGTGAACAGCGGGTTCAACGCGCTCCGCCAGCACGTGCCCCAGACGGGCCAGAAGAAACTGAGCAAAGTGGAAACGCTCCGGTCGGCCGTCGAGTACATCCGGGAACTGCAGCAGCTGCTGGAACTGACAAGACGCCAGTCGGGATCACTTCCCGAAGATCAGTACAGTGCTCCGAAGGAAAACAGGGTTCCTGAGGGCGGATACCTGAGCTCTTCGCCACCCCTGACTGCGGAGTCAGCGTCGTCtcccggcggcagcagcagcaatgagTGCGGGACGCCTGTTTCCCACGTTCAGCGGGCGGGTAGTTTCCAAGACCACTGTGTGTCACCGAAGACGGAATCCTGCGGCGTTGACGACGAACAGGAAGTTCTGTGGGAACTCGCTTCCTGGTGGCCCGCGGCGTAG